The proteins below are encoded in one region of Bacteroides uniformis:
- a CDS encoding hybrid sensor histidine kinase/response regulator transcription factor, which produces MKKYFFFYILLLLPIIGIAQTYKYIGVEDGLSNRRVYAIQKGPKGYMWFLTHDGIDRYNGKDFKPYKLMDGDEEVNSMMNLNWLYVDPKGTIWEIGKKGRVFRYDTKHDRFVLVYKLPESEVKGRPTPISYGFVDANSVIWLCNEDALYLYDSNTQKVTFIQNEIGERITDIAQIDSTHFFIGTDIGIHYAELANNILTLSPCNQLDTLKIQINELYYHKPSHKVFIGTFQRGIFSYDLNKHKVMHIPSGLMDISINCIRAFNDNEILIATDGAGVYKMNTDTYASEPYIVADYNRYNSMNGNTINDIYIDSEQRIWMANYPIGITVRNNRYTDYQWIKHSIGNKQSLINDQVNAIIEDHDGDLWFATNNGISLYYSKTKQWHSFLSTFDSESHSKNHTFISLCEVEPGIIWAGGYSSGIYQINKKQLSIDFFTPSLFSNLNIRPDKYIRSIMKDSSGNIWSGGYYNLKEIDYSRKNIRHFPGLNGITAIIEKDSTHMWIGTATGLYLLEKVTGKYSYIQMPVESYYIYSLYQASDGMLYIGTNNAGLLVYDTTKNTFRHYHRDNCALISNNIYTLLSDGKGNIFLSTEHGLSTFYPAEETFHNWTKEQGLKSDHFNAASGTLRKNGNFIFGSTDGAIEFDKDMVLPRDYKFKMVFNDLRVFYQTVYPKDEGSPLILDIDETKTLRLKYNQNIFSLQVSDINYDYPSLILYSWKLEGFYEGWSRPGEENVIRFTNLSPGNYTLRVRAISNEDRRIVLEERSMDIIIEQPLWLSFWALILYAVIIISIASITLRIIVLRKQRKESDEKIRFFVNTAHDIRTPLTLIKAPLEEITEREQLTSSGQSNINTALRNVNALLRLTTNLINFERADTYSGSLYVSEYELSTYMEETIDAFRSYANIKHINLTYESSFRYLNVWLDKDKMDSILKNIISNALKYTPDGGNVHVFTSETEDTWSIEVKDTGIGIPASEQKKLFKMHFRGSNAINSKVTGSGIGLLLVGKLVHLHKGKLNFSSMEGKGSCIKITFPKGNKHFRKAIQRPQPQNERIVYSASGVPINASATSSPASSDIYDKTQQQSQNNSSHQKILIVEDNDELREYLRRTLSEQYNIQVCSNGKEALTIVKEYMPNLVISDIMMPEMRGDELCHILKNDIETSHIPIILLTALNTDKNIIEGLQSGADEYIVKPFNIGILRANIANLLTNRALLHHKYASLDLNDEKNNTDCINCSNDLDWKFIATVKKSVEDNMDNPSFNVDVLCNLLNMSRTSFYNKIKALTDQAPADYIRLIRLKHAAQLLKEQKHTITEISELTGFSDAKYFREVFKKHFNMSPSQYAKRGKEGKDDKEIK; this is translated from the coding sequence ATGAAAAAGTACTTCTTTTTCTACATACTACTATTATTGCCAATTATAGGCATTGCACAAACATACAAATACATCGGTGTGGAAGACGGTTTGAGCAACAGACGGGTATATGCAATTCAAAAGGGACCTAAAGGTTACATGTGGTTTCTTACCCACGACGGCATCGACCGATACAACGGAAAGGACTTCAAGCCGTACAAATTGATGGATGGAGATGAAGAAGTGAATTCCATGATGAACCTGAACTGGCTCTATGTTGACCCCAAAGGCACCATATGGGAAATAGGCAAGAAAGGACGCGTGTTCCGCTATGATACAAAACATGACCGTTTTGTCCTGGTATACAAGCTACCCGAAAGCGAAGTGAAAGGACGTCCAACCCCTATCAGTTACGGTTTTGTGGATGCCAACAGTGTAATATGGCTTTGCAATGAAGATGCCCTATATCTGTACGACAGCAATACCCAGAAGGTAACATTCATTCAAAACGAAATAGGAGAACGAATTACGGATATCGCACAGATTGATTCGACCCACTTCTTCATCGGAACCGACATCGGCATACACTATGCTGAACTGGCCAACAACATCCTCACCCTCAGCCCCTGCAACCAGTTGGATACCTTGAAGATACAAATCAACGAACTATACTATCACAAACCATCCCACAAGGTTTTTATCGGTACTTTCCAGCGGGGAATATTCTCCTATGACCTAAACAAGCACAAGGTCATGCATATACCATCCGGACTGATGGACATTAGCATCAACTGTATCCGTGCCTTCAATGACAATGAGATTCTCATCGCAACGGACGGAGCCGGTGTCTACAAGATGAATACCGATACCTATGCATCCGAACCGTATATCGTTGCCGACTACAATCGGTACAACTCAATGAACGGAAATACTATCAATGACATTTACATCGACAGCGAGCAGCGTATCTGGATGGCCAATTATCCCATCGGCATAACTGTACGCAACAACCGATATACCGATTACCAATGGATAAAACACTCTATCGGCAATAAACAATCACTCATCAATGACCAGGTAAACGCCATCATCGAGGACCATGACGGAGATTTATGGTTTGCCACGAACAACGGAATCAGCCTCTATTACAGCAAGACGAAACAATGGCATTCTTTTCTCAGCACCTTCGACTCCGAAAGCCATAGCAAAAATCACACCTTCATCTCACTATGCGAGGTGGAGCCCGGCATCATCTGGGCCGGAGGGTATAGTTCCGGCATCTACCAGATAAACAAGAAGCAACTGTCCATAGACTTCTTTACCCCATCCTTGTTCAGCAATCTGAATATCCGGCCAGACAAATATATTCGTTCCATTATGAAAGATTCTTCAGGAAACATCTGGTCCGGAGGGTATTATAACTTAAAAGAAATAGATTATTCCAGAAAAAACATACGGCACTTCCCGGGCTTGAATGGTATCACCGCTATCATAGAGAAGGACTCCACACATATGTGGATAGGCACTGCCACCGGCTTGTACCTATTGGAAAAAGTGACCGGTAAGTATAGCTATATCCAGATGCCGGTAGAATCCTATTACATCTACTCTCTATACCAAGCTTCCGACGGAATGCTGTATATCGGTACCAACAATGCCGGTTTACTGGTATATGATACGACCAAAAACACATTCAGACATTATCATAGAGACAACTGCGCTTTGATTTCCAATAATATCTATACACTATTGTCCGATGGTAAAGGAAATATCTTCCTGAGTACAGAACACGGTCTGTCCACCTTCTATCCTGCCGAAGAGACATTCCATAACTGGACCAAAGAACAAGGACTGAAGTCTGACCATTTCAACGCAGCCTCAGGCACCTTGAGGAAAAACGGCAATTTCATTTTCGGCAGTACGGATGGAGCCATAGAGTTCGACAAGGACATGGTCCTGCCTCGCGACTATAAGTTCAAAATGGTATTCAATGACCTGCGGGTATTCTATCAGACCGTTTATCCCAAGGATGAAGGCTCTCCACTTATTCTGGATATTGACGAGACAAAAACCTTGCGTTTGAAGTACAACCAGAACATCTTCTCATTGCAGGTCTCAGACATCAACTATGACTATCCTTCCCTAATTCTGTACTCCTGGAAACTGGAAGGCTTCTATGAGGGTTGGAGCCGTCCGGGAGAGGAAAACGTCATCCGTTTTACCAACCTGAGTCCGGGCAACTATACCCTCCGCGTACGTGCCATCTCCAACGAAGACCGTCGTATTGTCCTGGAAGAACGCAGTATGGACATCATTATCGAGCAACCCCTCTGGCTCAGTTTCTGGGCGCTGATACTCTATGCAGTGATTATCATATCCATTGCAAGCATCACTCTGCGAATAATAGTCTTGAGAAAACAGCGGAAAGAATCCGATGAGAAAATACGCTTCTTCGTCAATACGGCGCATGATATACGTACTCCACTGACGCTCATCAAAGCACCCTTGGAAGAAATCACCGAACGCGAGCAACTGACTTCCAGCGGACAGAGCAACATCAATACAGCCCTGCGAAACGTAAATGCCTTGTTGCGCCTGACCACCAACCTTATTAATTTCGAGCGCGCAGACACCTATTCCGGAAGTCTATACGTATCCGAATACGAACTGAGCACATATATGGAAGAGACGATCGATGCTTTCCGTTCATACGCAAACATAAAACACATCAACCTGACCTACGAAAGCAGCTTCCGTTATCTGAACGTATGGTTAGATAAGGACAAGATGGATTCCATTTTGAAAAATATCATATCCAACGCACTGAAATATACACCGGACGGCGGCAATGTACATGTCTTTACTTCCGAGACAGAAGATACCTGGAGTATTGAGGTGAAAGATACCGGTATCGGAATTCCGGCTTCAGAACAGAAAAAGCTGTTCAAGATGCATTTCCGTGGCAGTAATGCTATCAATTCCAAAGTTACCGGCAGCGGCATCGGACTACTTCTGGTAGGGAAACTTGTACACTTACATAAAGGAAAGCTCAACTTCAGCAGTATGGAAGGAAAAGGCTCTTGCATCAAAATCACGTTCCCCAAGGGGAACAAGCATTTCCGCAAGGCAATCCAACGCCCTCAGCCCCAAAACGAACGTATTGTTTATTCGGCTTCCGGAGTGCCTATCAATGCCTCCGCCACATCGTCCCCTGCTTCCAGCGACATCTACGACAAGACGCAGCAACAGTCGCAAAACAACAGTAGCCACCAGAAAATTCTTATTGTAGAGGACAATGACGAACTAAGGGAATATCTGCGCAGAACATTGTCTGAACAGTACAACATACAAGTATGCTCCAACGGAAAAGAGGCACTGACCATTGTCAAGGAGTATATGCCCAACCTCGTCATTTCAGACATCATGATGCCGGAAATGAGAGGAGACGAATTGTGTCATATCCTGAAGAACGACATCGAGACATCACATATCCCCATCATCCTGCTCACAGCACTGAATACCGACAAGAATATCATCGAGGGACTGCAAAGCGGAGCGGATGAATATATTGTGAAACCCTTCAATATCGGTATATTGCGGGCAAACATTGCCAACCTGCTGACTAACCGGGCACTGTTGCACCACAAATATGCCAGCCTGGACCTGAACGACGAGAAGAACAATACGGATTGCATCAACTGCTCCAACGACTTGGACTGGAAATTCATTGCAACCGTCAAAAAGAGCGTCGAAGACAATATGGACAACCCAAGCTTCAACGTCGACGTGCTCTGCAACCTGCTGAATATGAGTAGGACCAGCTTCTACAATAAGATAAAGGCACTGACCGACCAAGCTCCGGCTGACTACATCCGGCTGATTCGACTGAAACATGCTGCCCAACTTCTGAAAGAACAAAAGCATACCATCACCGAGATTTCAGAGCTGACCGGTTTCAGTGATGCGAAATATTTCCGTGAAGTATTCAAGAAACATTTCAATATGAGCCCAAGCCAGTATGCCAAGAGAGGGAAGGAAGGGAAAGATGATAAAGAAATAAAGTAA
- a CDS encoding glycoside hydrolase family 10 protein has product MRVKSLLCVFFLLLMAGGVFAQVQTGSAYPKREFRAAWIQSVNGQFRGMPTEKLKQNLIGQLNSLQKAGINAIIFQVRPEADALYASRLEPWSRFLTGVQGKAPEPYWDPMQFMIDECHKRGMEFHAWINPYRTKTTLKSELAPNHVYNIHPEWFVTYGDQLYFDPALPESRRHICMVVSDIVSRYDVDAIHMDDYFYPYPIKGKDFPDDASFARFGGGFSNKGDWRRSNVNVLIKKLHETIREIKPWVKFGVSPFGIYRNESSDPLGSKTKGLQNYDDLYADVLLWAREGWIDYNIPQIYWHIGHPVADYETLVKWWARNTENRPLFIGQSVMNTVQNADPKNPSINQLPRKMALQRAYQTIGGSCQWPASAVVENAGKYRDALIAEYHKYPALPPVFDFMDNEAPAKVRKMKPVWTEDGYILFWTAPKYKEEMNRAVQYVVYRFNDKEKVNIDDPSHIVAITRDNFYKLPYEDGKTKYRYVVTALDRLHNESKSVGKKIKL; this is encoded by the coding sequence ATGAGAGTAAAATCCCTTTTATGTGTATTCTTCTTGCTGCTAATGGCGGGAGGAGTATTTGCGCAAGTGCAGACCGGGTCTGCCTATCCTAAACGTGAATTTCGTGCAGCATGGATACAGTCAGTAAACGGACAGTTCCGTGGAATGCCGACCGAAAAACTGAAGCAGAATCTGATCGGGCAGTTGAATTCCTTGCAGAAGGCGGGAATCAACGCCATAATTTTCCAGGTACGTCCCGAAGCGGATGCTCTGTATGCTTCCAGACTGGAACCGTGGAGTCGTTTCCTTACCGGAGTGCAGGGTAAAGCGCCCGAACCCTATTGGGACCCTATGCAGTTTATGATTGATGAATGCCATAAGCGTGGTATGGAGTTTCATGCATGGATTAATCCGTATCGCACGAAGACGACCTTGAAGAGTGAGTTGGCTCCCAATCATGTGTACAATATCCATCCGGAATGGTTTGTCACTTATGGCGACCAGTTGTATTTTGACCCGGCACTGCCTGAGAGCCGCCGGCACATCTGCATGGTGGTGAGCGACATCGTTTCCCGCTATGATGTGGATGCCATTCATATGGACGATTACTTTTATCCTTATCCCATTAAGGGAAAGGATTTCCCTGACGATGCAAGTTTTGCACGTTTTGGCGGAGGTTTCAGCAATAAAGGAGACTGGCGCCGGAGCAACGTGAATGTGCTGATTAAGAAACTGCATGAAACAATTCGTGAAATCAAGCCGTGGGTGAAGTTCGGGGTTTCTCCGTTTGGCATTTACCGGAATGAAAGCAGTGACCCGCTTGGCAGTAAGACCAAAGGCCTGCAAAACTACGATGACCTTTATGCGGACGTGTTGCTGTGGGCCCGTGAAGGTTGGATAGACTATAATATTCCGCAGATTTATTGGCATATAGGACATCCGGTTGCCGACTATGAGACACTGGTGAAGTGGTGGGCCAGAAATACGGAAAACCGCCCCTTGTTTATCGGCCAGTCCGTGATGAACACCGTGCAGAATGCCGACCCCAAGAACCCGTCGATAAATCAGCTTCCTCGCAAAATGGCCTTGCAACGGGCCTATCAGACCATCGGTGGCAGTTGCCAGTGGCCTGCCAGTGCGGTTGTAGAGAATGCAGGCAAGTATCGCGATGCCCTGATTGCCGAATATCATAAGTATCCGGCGCTGCCTCCCGTTTTCGATTTCATGGATAACGAAGCCCCGGCAAAGGTACGTAAGATGAAACCGGTGTGGACGGAAGACGGATATATTCTTTTCTGGACAGCTCCCAAGTATAAAGAGGAAATGAACCGTGCCGTCCAATATGTGGTCTATCGCTTTAATGACAAAGAGAAAGTGAATATAGATGACCCTTCCCATATTGTAGCCATCACGCGCGATAATTTCTATAAACTTCCTTATGAAGACGGAAAGACAAAGTACCGCTATGTGGTGACAGCCTTGGACCGTCTGCATAATGAATCGAAATCCGTTGGAAAGAAGATTAAACTTTAA
- the purL gene encoding phosphoribosylformylglycinamidine synthase → MILFFRTPSKSVIAVECNHELPQADSDKLCWLFGEATPESEDNLKGHFVGPRREMITPWSTNAVEITQNMGLDGIIRIEEYFPVKDENADHDPMLQRMYKGLDQNVFTTNRQPEPIVHIEDLEAYNEKEGLALSKEEMDYLKKVEKDLGRPLTDSEVFGFAQINSEHCRHKIFGGTFIIDGVEQESSLFQMIKKTTQENPNKIISAYKDNVAFAEGPVIEQFAPADHSKPDYFQVKDIKSVISLKAETHNFPTTVEPFNGASTGTGGEIRDRMGGGKGSWPIAGTAVYMTSYPRTEEGRPWEEILPVRKWLYQTPEQILIKASNGASDFGNKFGQPLICGSVLTFEHKEKDEVYGYDKVIMLAGGVGYGTQRDCLKGTPEASNKVVVIGGDNYRIGLGGGSVSSVDTGRYSSGIELNAVQRANAEMQKRAYNVVRALCEEETNPVVSIHDHGSAGHVNCLSELVEECGGLIDMSKLPIGDTTLSAKEIIANESQERMGLLIQEEAIEHVRKVAERERAPMYVVGETTGDHRFAFQQADGVRPFDLAVEQMFGSSPKTYMVDKTVERHYEMPQYEVSQLHEYLTNVLQLEAVACKDWLTNKVDRSVTGKIARQQCQGELQLPLSDCGVVALDYRGEKGIATSLGHAPQAALADPAAGSVLSVSEALTNLVWAPLAEGLDSVSLSANWMWPCRSQEGEDARLYTAVKALSDFCCSLQINVPTGKDSLSMTQKYPDGSKVISPGTVIVSAGGEVSDVKKVVSPVLVNNEKTTIYHIDFSFDNLKLGGSAFAQTLGKVGDEVPSVQDAEYFRDAFLAVQELVNKGLILAGHDISAGGLITTLLEMCFANVEGGMEINLDKIKEQDLIKILFAENPGIVIQVSDKHKEAVKQILEDAGVGYVKLGKPTDERHILVSKGDATYQFGIDYMRDVWYSTSYLLDRKQSMNGCAKKRFENYKMQPVEFAFMPDFKGKFSQYGINPDRRTPSGIRAAIIREKGTNGEREMAYSLYLAGFDVKDVTMTDLISGRETLEDVNMIVYCGGFSNSDVLGSAKGWAGAFLFNPKAKEALDKYYAREDTLSLGVCNGCQLMMELNLINPEHKKNGKMLHNDSHKFESRFLGVTVPTNRSVMLGSLSGSKLGIWVAHGEGKFSLPYDEDKYNVVLKYSYDEYPSNPNGSDYSIAGLASADGRHLAMMPHLERAIFPWQNGCYPADRVNSDQITPWVEAFVNARKWVEANKK, encoded by the coding sequence ATGATTCTTTTTTTCAGAACCCCATCCAAGAGTGTGATTGCCGTAGAATGTAATCACGAACTCCCCCAGGCAGACAGCGACAAACTCTGCTGGCTTTTTGGAGAAGCCACCCCCGAAAGTGAAGACAACCTGAAAGGACATTTCGTCGGCCCGCGCCGTGAGATGATTACTCCTTGGAGTACAAACGCCGTAGAAATCACCCAGAATATGGGGCTGGACGGCATCATACGCATCGAGGAGTACTTCCCCGTAAAAGATGAGAACGCAGACCACGATCCGATGCTGCAACGTATGTACAAGGGGCTGGACCAGAATGTATTTACAACCAACCGGCAGCCGGAACCGATTGTACACATCGAAGACCTGGAGGCATACAATGAAAAGGAAGGTCTGGCACTCTCCAAAGAGGAAATGGATTACCTCAAGAAGGTAGAGAAAGACCTCGGGCGCCCTCTGACAGACTCCGAAGTATTCGGCTTCGCGCAAATCAACTCCGAGCACTGCCGTCACAAAATCTTCGGCGGGACATTCATCATCGATGGAGTGGAACAGGAATCTTCACTCTTCCAGATGATAAAGAAAACTACACAAGAGAATCCCAACAAAATTATCTCTGCCTACAAAGACAATGTAGCCTTTGCCGAAGGTCCGGTTATCGAACAGTTTGCTCCGGCAGACCACTCCAAGCCCGACTATTTCCAAGTAAAGGACATCAAGAGTGTCATCTCCCTGAAAGCGGAAACACATAACTTTCCCACAACAGTAGAACCGTTCAACGGTGCGTCTACCGGTACGGGCGGTGAGATTCGCGACCGTATGGGCGGCGGTAAGGGCTCTTGGCCGATTGCCGGAACAGCCGTTTACATGACCTCCTACCCCCGTACGGAAGAAGGACGTCCCTGGGAAGAGATTCTGCCGGTACGCAAATGGCTGTATCAAACTCCCGAACAAATACTAATCAAAGCCTCCAATGGTGCCAGTGATTTCGGGAACAAATTCGGCCAACCGCTAATCTGCGGTTCCGTGCTCACTTTCGAACATAAGGAAAAAGATGAAGTCTATGGTTACGACAAAGTGATTATGCTTGCCGGAGGCGTAGGCTACGGTACCCAGCGTGACTGTTTGAAAGGTACACCGGAAGCCAGCAACAAAGTGGTTGTCATCGGTGGAGACAATTATCGCATCGGTTTGGGCGGCGGCTCCGTATCTTCCGTAGATACCGGACGCTACAGCAGTGGCATCGAGCTGAATGCCGTGCAACGCGCCAACGCCGAAATGCAGAAACGCGCCTACAACGTGGTACGCGCACTTTGTGAGGAAGAGACCAATCCGGTGGTTTCCATCCACGACCACGGCTCTGCCGGACATGTAAACTGTCTGTCCGAATTGGTAGAGGAATGCGGCGGTTTAATTGACATGAGCAAGTTGCCCATCGGTGACACGACTCTGTCTGCCAAGGAAATCATTGCCAACGAAAGCCAGGAACGCATGGGCTTGCTGATTCAGGAAGAGGCCATCGAACATGTACGCAAGGTAGCCGAACGTGAGCGTGCCCCGATGTACGTAGTCGGTGAAACGACCGGCGACCATCGCTTTGCCTTCCAGCAAGCTGACGGTGTACGTCCGTTCGACCTCGCCGTAGAACAGATGTTCGGCTCTTCCCCCAAGACCTATATGGTGGACAAGACCGTGGAACGTCACTACGAAATGCCCCAATACGAAGTTTCCCAACTACACGAATACCTCACCAATGTGCTCCAACTGGAAGCTGTGGCTTGTAAAGACTGGTTAACAAACAAGGTGGACCGTTCTGTAACAGGCAAGATTGCCCGCCAACAGTGCCAGGGTGAATTGCAGTTGCCTCTGAGCGATTGTGGTGTGGTAGCTTTGGACTATCGCGGCGAAAAGGGTATCGCAACCTCTCTGGGCCATGCTCCCCAGGCGGCACTTGCCGACCCGGCAGCCGGCTCCGTTCTTTCCGTCAGCGAAGCATTGACCAACTTGGTTTGGGCACCGCTTGCCGAAGGTCTGGACAGCGTTTCCCTTTCTGCCAACTGGATGTGGCCTTGCCGTTCGCAAGAAGGTGAAGATGCCCGTCTGTACACGGCAGTAAAGGCCTTGAGTGACTTCTGCTGTTCCCTGCAAATCAATGTACCGACCGGTAAAGACTCTCTTTCCATGACACAGAAATACCCCGACGGCAGCAAAGTAATTTCTCCGGGCACGGTAATTGTTTCTGCCGGTGGAGAAGTTTCCGACGTCAAGAAAGTCGTATCTCCGGTGCTGGTTAACAATGAAAAGACTACCATTTATCATATAGACTTCAGTTTCGACAACCTGAAACTCGGCGGTTCCGCCTTTGCTCAGACCCTGGGCAAGGTAGGTGACGAAGTTCCCAGCGTGCAGGATGCCGAATACTTCCGCGATGCTTTCCTTGCCGTGCAGGAACTGGTCAACAAGGGACTGATTCTTGCCGGACATGATATTTCCGCCGGTGGTCTTATCACTACACTGCTTGAAATGTGCTTTGCCAATGTGGAAGGCGGTATGGAAATCAACCTGGATAAAATCAAGGAGCAAGACCTTATCAAGATTCTGTTTGCAGAGAACCCGGGTATCGTTATCCAGGTGAGCGACAAGCACAAGGAAGCTGTAAAGCAAATACTGGAAGATGCAGGCGTAGGTTACGTGAAGCTCGGCAAACCGACAGACGAACGCCATATTCTTGTATCAAAAGGCGATGCTACTTATCAGTTTGGCATCGACTATATGCGTGATGTATGGTACTCTACTTCTTATCTCCTTGACCGTAAGCAGTCCATGAACGGCTGCGCCAAGAAGCGTTTCGAAAACTACAAGATGCAACCGGTGGAATTCGCCTTCATGCCGGACTTCAAAGGCAAGTTCTCACAATACGGCATTAATCCGGACCGCCGTACACCGTCAGGTATACGCGCCGCCATCATCCGTGAAAAAGGAACCAACGGCGAACGCGAAATGGCCTACTCACTCTATCTGGCAGGCTTCGATGTGAAGGATGTTACAATGACCGACCTTATCAGCGGCCGCGAGACGCTGGAAGATGTAAACATGATTGTTTACTGCGGTGGTTTCTCCAACTCCGACGTTCTTGGTTCTGCTAAGGGTTGGGCAGGTGCTTTCCTCTTCAATCCGAAAGCAAAAGAAGCGCTCGACAAATATTATGCACGCGAGGATACGCTTTCACTGGGTGTCTGCAACGGCTGCCAGCTCATGATGGAACTTAATCTTATCAATCCCGAGCACAAGAAAAACGGCAAGATGCTTCATAATGACTCACACAAGTTTGAATCCAGATTCCTCGGTGTTACCGTCCCCACCAACCGCAGCGTAATGCTCGGCTCACTGAGTGGCAGCAAACTGGGTATCTGGGTAGCTCACGGTGAAGGAAAATTCTCCTTGCCATACGACGAGGACAAATACAACGTCGTGCTGAAATACTCATACGACGAATATCCTTCCAACCCCAACGGCTCAGATTATTCCATAGCCGGATTGGCAAGTGCCGACGGACGTCATCTGGCCATGATGCCCCACTTGGAACGTGCCATCTTCCCCTGGCAGAACGGTTGCTACCCCGCAGACCGCGTAAACAGCGACCAAATCACTCCTTGGGTAGAAGCATTTGTTAATGCACGCAAGTGGGTGGAAGCCAATAAAAAATGA
- a CDS encoding chromate transporter has product MNIYLEAFSIFFKIGAFTIGGGYAMVPLIENEIVTKRNWIAKEDFIDLLAISQSAPGILAVNISIFIGYRLRGIRGSIITALGTILPSFLIILAIALFFHNFKDNTIVERIFKGIRPAVVALIAAPTFSMAKSARINRYNIWIPVVSALLIWLLGFSPIWIIIAAGVGGYCFGRFQRPKN; this is encoded by the coding sequence ATGAATATATATCTTGAAGCATTCTCCATTTTCTTTAAGATAGGAGCCTTTACCATCGGCGGCGGTTATGCTATGGTACCGCTGATAGAAAACGAAATCGTAACCAAACGAAACTGGATAGCCAAAGAAGATTTCATTGACCTGCTTGCTATATCACAGTCCGCTCCGGGCATCCTTGCCGTCAATATATCCATTTTTATAGGGTACCGGCTACGGGGAATACGAGGGAGCATAATCACTGCATTGGGAACCATACTTCCTTCGTTTCTCATCATCCTCGCCATAGCGTTGTTCTTTCACAACTTCAAGGACAACACCATTGTGGAACGTATATTCAAAGGTATTCGCCCGGCAGTGGTTGCATTGATTGCAGCCCCTACATTCAGCATGGCTAAATCGGCCCGGATAAACCGATACAACATATGGATACCGGTGGTTTCAGCACTGCTCATCTGGCTGTTGGGCTTCTCTCCCATCTGGATTATCATTGCGGCAGGTGTAGGAGGATACTGCTTCGGACGTTTTCAACGTCCGAAGAATTAA
- a CDS encoding chromate transporter, whose protein sequence is MVFLQLFYTFFKIGLFGFGGGYAMLSMIQGEVVTRYGWLTAQEFTDIVAISQMTPGPIGINSATYVGYTTIADCYGTSYGILGSIIATFAVVLPSFLLMLTISKFFLKYQKHPSVEAVFSGLRPAVVGLLASAALVLMNSENFSSPKEDIYSFVISCLIFLVTFIGTKKYKLNPIGMIVACGIAGLILY, encoded by the coding sequence ATGGTTTTCTTACAGTTATTCTATACATTCTTTAAGATTGGGCTTTTCGGCTTTGGTGGCGGATATGCCATGTTGTCTATGATACAAGGTGAAGTAGTTACCCGTTACGGTTGGCTTACAGCGCAGGAATTTACTGATATTGTGGCAATCAGCCAGATGACACCCGGTCCGATAGGAATCAATTCGGCAACTTATGTGGGTTATACTACGATAGCTGATTGCTACGGTACAAGCTATGGTATTTTAGGTTCTATTATTGCTACGTTTGCCGTGGTGCTTCCTTCTTTCCTACTGATGCTGACCATCAGCAAATTCTTTCTGAAATACCAGAAACATCCTTCCGTGGAAGCGGTATTCAGTGGGCTCCGCCCGGCAGTAGTCGGTCTGCTGGCCTCAGCCGCGCTGGTATTGATGAATTCGGAAAACTTCAGTTCTCCCAAAGAAGACATATATTCCTTCGTCATCAGCTGCCTCATCTTCCTCGTGACATTTATAGGCACAAAGAAATATAAACTGAACCCGATAGGAATGATTGTAGCTTGTGGAATAGCAGGATTGATACTTTATTAG